TGGTCATGAATACTGATCTTTGGATTATTTAATTGCGTGCATGACATAGCTACCTGTTTATAACATGTGTTCTGTTGGATGTGTTTCAAATGATTGACAAGGTTttatatttcattcttatctGCAAAAACATAAATTGCATACTTTGTGAATTAGAATACAATGCATATGGAAAATAAAGCAGTCAAGTAATCTGCATGCTGAATGTGTGCCTGACTCTGTTTTTTGGGTAGAAGGGTCTAAATTCTTAATGCATTACGATAGACAAGGCGAGTGAGAGAAGAGAAACTTGTCAGGAACCATTTTGAGAGATATAACTACATTTATGTACTTCCAACCTCATTTTCCTTGATGTATAAATAGCCCTGATTCGTGGATACCTTGTGTAAAAATGGTGATATTTAATTATcatctttcttgttttctttcctaATGACCTTACTACCTTCTCTACTTGTTGGATAATTAATAAGACATAGTAGCTTGCCAGGGCATAGCTGACCATACATAAAAACCAACATACCTTTGTATTTGTATTCAAATCAATTGGCAGGATAATAGACTTGTCTAGTTGATTGAAATTATGATAGCagtttattttctctttttaagGTATAATGTTGTTGCTATTGCTGTGTGTCATCAATTAAATGCAAGAATCtcttcttgcttttcttttctcCTCCTGTATACTTGTGTGAATTTTGGTAACTGTCCTATGGAGCACAATCTTTTTGAGGCCTTCATGCCATGTTATCTTTTGTAACATTTCAAAAGAAGTGAGAGTGTTACCAATTAAACAGATCGTGCAGTTCTTTCAGATTATTATTCCTGCTTTATTTTGTTAAATCTTGAGCACTTCCTAATTGAGGACTTTTACTATGTCATTCTCAAGTTCCTGATTTATGTTATTTTCTTGTTTGTCTTAGTAGCTATGATAAAATAGTTTGCTTCCTCTATTAGGTCAGACTCTATTGTTAATGTCATATAGTTTCATGTAAAGAATGGGTCGCCTAGTGGATGAGACCTCGATCAATTTAGCTAGTGttggatatgtatgtgaaatatatTATTGAAGTTGCTCATATCGTAGAACACAAAAGTTACTTCATTAGTTTTACTGAATTTGTTCCACTTAGTCCTTGAGATGTgtggtttttttttattctttttttgtgCTGCCTTCTTGCAACCTTAATATCAACATTCTGCATGTTTTAGTTGGTTAGTAAATAAAGGGTCTGCATGATCTTGCAACCTTAAGGTGTTAAAGGCTGTAAGAAGATCTTTTTCCAATGTATGAAAACATATGAAAAAAATGATGAACCAATTAACTTGACTATACAAACCCCATTTTCTTGGCCAAAATTTATCTTTGCAACCATTATAAGTTTCAGTTATGCTCATTCAGCGCTTGATTTCACTCAACTTCCTTCAAAATGATTTGAAGAGTAGACACACAGTGTTCTACCCCATGCTCAGAGGCTAGTAGTATTTAGGGACCTTTTTTGCTGAACCACTTCAATTCTAGGCCATGATGAAATTACTGTTTTATCAGCAAAGAACACACTGTGAGTGCAATCTGATGCTCTTTCAAGTTCAAACTCTGGTTATTGGAGGATCTTGTTCTCATTTAGCCTATTTACTGTCAGTAAAGTATTACACCTTTCATCTTGAGTTCAAGGGCTCAATGAAGCCAAGTTATGGTTAATGTTGCAGAACTTTATACAGTGTCTCCTTTCACTGCATATGCACCACCTGCATCATATTTTCTTCATTGTTCTCCCGAATTGGTGTATGCTGCAATAGTTTATATGCACCAAATTTGATGTTATGAACGTCTCTCCTCCATATATATTCCATAAATTTGTTGAGCTATCAATGTAGAACATCGTTCATAGTTTCTTACAGCTTGTAGCTTCGTCTTCAAACAATCAAAGCACCTTCGCTGACGTATGATGCAGCTTTCTTCATGTAGAACAGAGTGGATCTACTTTCCAAAGAAAGGAAGGCATCGACCCATCTACTTGATGGTGGACTTCCGGGCGTTCCGAGAACGCGCTCTCCCACCCTCGTTCTTCAGCATGTGGAGCAAGAAGTCGTTCCACGTGTCGATGGGCCCCGGCAGGCACCAGTGCACGCAGTCGTTGTACATCGTCACCTTCTCGTGTGGCAGGTGGCCGTACCGGCTGGGGTGCCCGTCCGGCCTCAGCAGCATCGCATCCGTGGTGTCCAGCAGCCGGAACCTGACGCCCTTCTCCCGCCCCTCCATCTCTGCCTCCCGGAACTCCTCCACCTGCGTCATGTACATCTCGAGGTTGATGCCGTCCAGTCTCGTCTCGTCGCGGCGGAACGGCTGCTGCCGCACGCAGTTCCCCCCCTTGTCCCACTCGCCGTTCTCGAAGTGCGACGGCGCGAACGTCCGCAGGAACACCGTCCCCCTGAATCCTTCGAGGCTGTTGAAGACCCCGAACGCCGCCCGGAACGCCCGCCGGTAGCTGTAGTACATGGTCAGGTCGGTGACGTTCGGGTCCAGGCAGTAGTGGCAACCGACGAGCTGGCCGCCCTCGAAGAACATTGCCGGCCGGAAAAACCAGTGCCCGGCCGACACGATCACGTAGTCGAACTCCGTCATCTTGGTGGTCCAGTTGGTGTCGGGCTCGTCCAGGTACAGGTTGAACAGGCCAGTGTGCGTGGGACCATTGGGGTCGGCTTCGTGGGCCCTTACCAGGAACGGAGACCAGAAGCTGGCGACGGTGAAGTTGTGGGTGGGGAAGTGATAGCGTCGGAACTTCTCGTCTTGAGTGAGGGAGGCATCCACCACGTACGTCACCTGCAGATGCATTTAAGGAGAAGCCTCATGCTGCAATGGTTGAGAGCATCGGAAGTAGCATTACGGTTGATGTTCTTATCATTCTCTGTTGGATGCAGGTCACTAAGTACTGAAAGTGCAGCTTTTTGCTACACGTTAGGGAAACACCAAAGAGCATGAAGACGAAGACTGAAAATGGACAACTCACTCTGTGGAGGAGACAGATGAGGGACTGCATTTGGTTCCTCCCGACGGAGTCGCCGACGAACGCCAGGGACTTTCCCCTGACGAGCTCCAGGAACTGCGCCGGGTTGAAGACCGGCAGCTCGCAGTGCGTCGGTTTCCACCTCCACTTCATGAAGCCCGTGTCGGGCCTTCCAAACATCATGCAATTCTGGTGGTCATGGATGGCCCAGCAGCTCTCGTTGGTGTAGTACGGCGCGTTAGGGTTCGGAACCCACTCCCCTCGGAAGATGTCACACGAATGCTGTGCCACTCCCAGACCGGCAATGGAATCACGGGCCATGTcacccgaagaagaagaagaagatgatgatgatgatgatgaatcggACAGGCTTCTCCATGCAAGTGATGTGGCTAACAAAGGGAAGAGATACAGAGGAATGAtggtgaggaggaggagggttgCAGTCAGAAGAAGAACGATCCTGGAGGTGTTCTGAAGGCTCGTTCTGCTCCCATTCTGAAGCTCCGGGCATGAGTTAGCCTTCATGGGGTCAGATAGAAGCAGGGGACAAAACTTTGGTGCAGGTAGCTTCTTCCTCTGTCTGATACTAGCTGCTGCTTGCTTGCTGTTTATATATAGAACACAAActctgtgtgtatgtatatatatatacatatcctaTTATTTGCATGTACCGGAAGTAAGGTGGGAGATAGTGCAGAGAGAAAAAACTATAAGCTATTGTTGAAAGAGTCAGTCATGAAGTTGCCATACTACCTTCTTCCGCAAACTATGAAGGGAGTGGAAGAGAGAGACATGGtgaagagagaagagagattaACTATGTCAATTACTGCCTCACAATGTAGAAGTAGAAAGGTCAGAAGAACCGCATGTTGCCATGCAAGATGGTGCTTGAAATTTTCTTAGATCATCCTCCACCTGCCACAAATCATATGAGACAGCACACACAATTTTTTTAGTGTGGCCCAGAGATATTATtccatggatgatgatgatgtgcaATGATTCATCAATCATTGAGGGATGTCATATTTGGATTCTTCTCTTTGTGCCCAGTTCTTCACATAGTTTAGGTGCAGCTATTGTGCTCTATCATTTGCAGCAGCATGTGGCTCCCAAGTAGAATACTTGACAAGTTAATGTGAAACAGTTTATTCTCTGttatcctctttcttcttctgtgCCTTTCTCACAAAGTGTGTTGTTAGGAGAAGAGATCCACAAGCACAATGGTGATGTCTCAGGTTGGTGTGGTGGCAATGAAGGTAGAAGAATGCATGTaactaaatatatttttagaGCTCTATTATATTTGTTCTTCTGAAAATTCTGATACTTGTGCAATCATAGCAGCAAACACAGGCACACACATACCAAAACTCCATTGTTACTTCAGCAAGCTTTCATGATTTCTGAGGAGATGACTTGCCTGCATCTTTCTGAGAGCTCTTGTCATCACAGCATAATCATACAGAAAGCACTCATCAATCATCATCCTGCACCCTCGTAGCTTTCATGACATCAACAAGATTAAGATAATAGTGTCCTAACTACATGGATTCTTAGAACAATATCTCTATATTTTATGATGAATAACCCACTTAGGTCATCGGTCCAATCCAGGTAGCTTTCTTCGTTTCACTGCATGCGAGCatcaatggaagaagaagaagaagaagaagggaggagaaTCTTTTGGCGGCTGCCGACACTTGCGCTGATGTGAGCATCATAAGAGGGTCCCTCGCCGCATGTCGGGTGGGAAGAGAAGTCCACGCCGCTGAGGGATTCCTTACCGATCACCAGTGAAGAAGTCGGTAGGAAGTGAGTGTCTTGCATTGGTAAGCAGTTGGCATCACTAGGTTTGGTGCAGAGTCCCACGCCAAGAAGGGAGAATACCAGAGTGAGCGAGAGCTGTGAACAGGACCAGAATCCAACCTACTCATTCTGAACTTTCCATAATCTCGCTAACCTGATGTTTCTTTCGTCCTGTGGTCaaggaagaagaaaataaaaattgaatgAAAGTTCTTCCTTTTGAACGAGTGATCGCAACATGCGAGATTGAAACAAGAGGGTTAAAGGAGACATCCTTACTTGGTTAGCCAATGGGGGAGCTGTCGAAGCATCGCACTCTCCCGACTTCCCCACTCGCTGGCGGCAACCATACCGACACAAGTCGGACTCGTAACCTTCACCACTTGTGTATGCTTGAGAACGGAAGGCATTATTGTGTGTGTGGATAAGATATAGGAGGAAAAGGAAAGAGGTTGACTTTTTGCTTGGCTTACACATGTTAAGCAACAAAGTTAACCATTAGACTCGATCCTATTGTTTCATTTTGCTACTCGGTTGCTTTGGGAGGTAGGTGATGACTTATGGCCCATATCTGATATCATGTGTGGAGCTGCACAGAATCCCCAAGGGATGGATTCCCTGTTAGTCCATCGAGAAAGCTGTGCAGTCTTCATAAGATCCATGGATTGGACAGCAACTCGAAGCACCAATCCATTAGATCCATGGATTG
Above is a genomic segment from Musa acuminata AAA Group cultivar baxijiao chromosome BXJ3-4, Cavendish_Baxijiao_AAA, whole genome shotgun sequence containing:
- the LOC103980748 gene encoding protein trichome birefringence-like 19; this translates as MKANSCPELQNGSRTSLQNTSRIVLLLTATLLLLTIIPLYLFPLLATSLAWRSLSDSSSSSSSSSSSSGDMARDSIAGLGVAQHSCDIFRGEWVPNPNAPYYTNESCWAIHDHQNCMMFGRPDTGFMKWRWKPTHCELPVFNPAQFLELVRGKSLAFVGDSVGRNQMQSLICLLHRVTYVVDASLTQDEKFRRYHFPTHNFTVASFWSPFLVRAHEADPNGPTHTGLFNLYLDEPDTNWTTKMTEFDYVIVSAGHWFFRPAMFFEGGQLVGCHYCLDPNVTDLTMYYSYRRAFRAAFGVFNSLEGFRGTVFLRTFAPSHFENGEWDKGGNCVRQQPFRRDETRLDGINLEMYMTQVEEFREAEMEGREKGVRFRLLDTTDAMLLRPDGHPSRYGHLPHEKVTMYNDCVHWCLPGPIDTWNDFLLHMLKNEGGRARSRNARKSTIK